In Plasmodium gaboni strain SY75 chromosome 14, whole genome shotgun sequence, one genomic interval encodes:
- a CDS encoding hypothetical protein (conserved Plasmodium protein, unknown function) codes for MRRGHRKIERDSNIPSDGMRSSSRNANSKNNNDQESIIIDDDINERCHNRRNKKRCTNLHNSFSGQRRGTKLCEESSNTNKRSINKNYKKNNDDSKKEIYIISDTSDDTKHNNYNNNNNNMIYEKSNTGTYFNKKNEPTEQKENISSSLKDVSINDRNSQVTNENIAVDGNDSINKGNDINEKSNNLQNVKDTTNSIKKKYNSGNTMRMKNYNNTHEQNTIFQNRETENSTSIDNDRYNRNNIVDISREPKNKSNESIHPMILRNRDGSKCMKQNLQNDEGKENENNISNERPTRNVTKRNDNIENEQNGNQKNIQERDSLTNINIIENERDNIAPNNANKQNIKKGKNKRMDVEIFDICGKERGNSQSYIRDIVNTNPNDLYDDVNMKTNLDLRMYYLSNVIRYLNCKYVDLNNYLNAMIYKNNKNIDMLNIIHRRNYDNLKYIYFDLHLEENNSKISSGDIYVLLNPKLNIEYDNNRFDFCTTCIPSNCRRRIIRKRVFNPSDTIINNSDINSIRTNNWYIPDYRNVPEEEIYNHEFSDNTGGYNSLYRRVNSYRVNRYYWHRDTFIARTINLNCDNNMSVFYRIDKITYEYNIKITFDNFWNIADREYNNVYYYYFDFDANQYYTYKITKIGRTGNSSFIKEFLLDMKPAFWFLQDILIYCSLVYHSSYIRYDKMTSFIKFHDYVQVFIQDHMKEFLERFDAIQNPIEPKFIHNMKAFRKMEFILIFTLCEVRTKFDGSNSIANRIDAFLSNYYLFCESDKFNFIYRAQTLGLINSDESDLYTKTNEFLSMYDEYLTTRKRNSMKIPIIFNSFNILLEALIYKCIQYDILNTDIRNNKKERENTKNVGNIGNVKNGLNSETFIKTEKSKNIGNVNNVLNSSNFVKSENFGRSRKSEIHERNNTNQNRGNNVDPSGVVTGTDLDENETKIIMQISNILANCILSEIISNMVTMEFPNKYYPHDKENIFISFLEQLHICDDFSCTNTLCYRYLVRYINVLVQNTVLRIFFLRNYKFLDNSVIDYSKIYTIFKLICTFTPCYNSQIIKISCVFMVFVLMNKTLNRNIQDYSMDWDHPYFEKLKENYYPSSDPVRDGLRKPNHMFGVPIDVLRFIVPNLDECRPQDFTYRPAYKPFENLYYMLDGSVRIIRDHIQYTFYVHNICSKKMRYKRRKISPFNKILYKNFKFIKKQFTLFPLRNILNLSHYSTIFQNDILVLVNKILTSYEWHGYGAYQSFISKWKFKKKYSKSYTSNKSIDENIRSIEDDLASLDERKKKNINEPNKLFGKNNENNTSTNNKKIVEQNHPKSVGTTPQRNKKKLYCKSNGQRNSRQIPEERNININSLINSFKYDKSDDKIKCEESSSSNYEEGNSSSYDEGNNSSDKNISNINNENTNSSYNNSIGVFYGDYKNFKPFHKYIYNKLENDINKTSEMYNVIKHWLSILERTNRMNTIHGVNKMNDVNKVNDVNKMNSVNKVNDVNKTNNMNKIHGLNKVNEVNTLNEVNKLNEVNKLNEVNKLNEVNKLNEVNNLNEVNKLNEVNVMNEVNKLNEVNTLNEVNKLNEVNKLNEVNVMNEVNTLNEVNTLNEVNMLNEVNTLNEVNVMNEVNKLNEVNVMNEVNVVKDSNNMNDANNSSDVNNSSDASNSSDVNNSSDTNNSNDANNSNDANYPNDESNTNNNTSNSTNNSNNNTSFSSKNTTTSSENNDSLENKRNEEDEDEEDDQKDIQKEKNNLEHEDMSSYKDRNKNNETNINEQDKFHLSNDLGKIYDTYNQGDEVVVSKNKDKLEKHLDDYRSYYYLSKATLMDKIGESQNNNNYNVTISNELGNNESIKPNYDKNDNIKEQNDSNVFKNSDHYNSSYDNVHTVNENNMIFKDSSRQDNLEIQTSGENKQYLFSLDNNDDNDIDDDNKNNNNINNNMNNQHNYQENNITTNNNFFYTPNCQMQNNSYMSGNELYQPLYNTYPSNVIEENSSINNNFISASSYMNNNNSTNNTFISCMNSNLSSNISNNNNNTYSYNLYSSTNNTCINNDEEIGNNDINSNILSNNTVINNYAGNNQMQESYITPNTEFTNNISSQTHPNLQYYTQFPNNIENNNYYNLQSGNNEVETQHISQENNTSRLNEEYMNNNVLNNNVNAYNRYEYNNNQNNENENINGTNFLNGSEWNNNMINISNVQNSQSNEAYCNNIQPNVDHSNINQNYRISIENNNITDNNLNENNGTTGNNTYIYNNFMYNSQNNIFEGQGNKTLLDYNNIMSTGITSNGYVTNTNNGINNMNNNVQNSLENNYIGNMNNSINQIEMGSNNFAYMNENNLCNINNDKNNDNNNNNNDTNNNNDNNNNNDNNNNNNNYAYNIKNHDNLLNGINQNESNNVCGIFMSDNNIQSITSNEGSYNNNSLSVYRTTVNGLEFNNNNSNNLYFNNNSMTGCNILNNNVGNDNNITMSNNMIHNEVSNQTNNNNSFNPVNESNNFNNYTNINNYHGNMALLPSQQNIQNNDVFPSNSYGNITMMSNDNNSAYSNNSNYYVNSISNDNNYSMMNNFNSFQNTTEYVVPQTSYNNSLGDNGTRTTTYPHVSVNNFNVYPNMYNENNTNNNIFQAYPNNVIPPYNLSNNIENNNYSYTGYNYTNAGSSISNNMNIFTNLMDTHYNISNSNNHNVEEQTQEPVVEYNNNIGTNFNTSQNNINNNNFTINNNNMNNNNSNINIIYNNNNNNNNNGQKNNLTEVPDSNINTPSSYNISTRRRRRIGNNGPPSAEELNRLLNVQHLTIPEIATIYGVHRTTIARWCNIRNITSNSMSNSPGKRKRNEYNK; via the coding sequence ATGAGAAGGGGACATAGAAAAATTGAAAGAGATAGCAATATTCCATCTGATGGAATGAGATCGAGTTCAAGGAATGCTAATTCCAAAAACAATAATGATCAGGAATCAATTATAATTGATGATGATATTAATGAAAGATGTCATAATAGgagaaataaaaaaagatgtACGAATTTACATAATTCTTTTAGTGGACAAAGAAGAGGCACGAAATTATGTGAAGAATCTAGTAACACAAATAAAAGAtctataaataaaaattacaaaaaaaacaatgacgattcaaaaaaagaaatatatattataagtGATACGTCTGATGATACgaaacataataattataataataataataataatatgatttATGAAAAAAGCAATACAGGTActtattttaataaaaaaaatgaaccTACAGAgcaaaaagaaaatataagtTCTTCATTAAAGGATGTAAGTATTAATGATAGAAACAGTCAAGTaacaaatgaaaatatagCTGTAGATGGAAATGATTCAATTAACAAGGGCAATGATATTAATGAGAAATCAAATAATTTACAAAATGTTAAGGATACTACTAATTCcataaagaaaaaatataattctGGAAATACTATGCGAATGAAAAACTATAATAATACCCATGAACAGAATACGATTTTTCAGAATAGAGAAACGGAAAATAGCACATCTATCGATAATGATAGATAcaatagaaataatatagtaGATATTTCTAGAGAACCAAAAAATAAAAGCAATGAATCGATACATCCTATGATATTAAGAAATAGAGATGGAAGTAAATGCATGAAACAGAATTTACAAAATGATGAAGGAAAAGAGAATGAAAACAATATATCAAATGAAAGACCAACAAGAAATGTCACAAAGAGAAACgataatatagaaaatgaacaaaatggaaatcaaaaaaatattcaagAAAGAGATTCTTTaacaaatattaatatcataGAAAATGAAAGGGATAACATAGCACCAAATAATGcaaataaacaaaatatcaaaaaaggtaaaaacaaaagaatGGATGTGGaaatatttgatatatGTGGAAAAGAAAGGGGAAATTCTCAATCATATATTCGTGACATTGTTAATACTAATCCAAATGATTTATATGATGATGTAAATATGAAAACTAATCTTGATTTGCGgatgtattatttatcaAATGTAATTAGATATTTGAATTGTAAATATGTGGATTTAAATAACTACCTTAATGcaatgatatataaaaataataagaatattgATATGcttaatattatacatagaagaaattatgataacctaaaatatatatatttcgATTTGCATTTAGAAGAAAATAACAGTAAAATATCATCTGGAGATATATATGTTCTTTTAAATCCTAAACTTAATATAGAATACGATAATAATAGGTTTGATTTTTGTACGACATGTATTCCATCAAATTGCCGTCGTCGAATAATTAGGAAAAGAGTTTTTAATCCTAGTGAtactattattaataattctGATATTAATTCTATTAGAACTAATAACTGGTATATACCTGATTATAGAAATGTTCCtgaagaagaaatatataatcatGAATTTTCTGACAATACTGGAGGatataattcattataCAGAAGAGTTAATTCTTATAGAGTTAATAGATATTATTGGCATAGAGATACGTTTATAGCAAGGACTATAAATTTGAATTGTGATAATAACATGAGTGTTTTTTACCGTATTGATAAGATtacatatgaatataatataaaaataactTTTGATAATTTCTGGAATATTGCTGATCGTGAATATAACaatgtatattattattattttgattttgATGCTAACcaatattatacatataaaataactAAAATTGGACGTACTGGAAATTCTAGTTTTATTAAAGAATTCTTACTCGATATGAAACCCGCATTTTGGTTTTTACAagatattttaatttattgTAGCTTAGTATATCATTCCTCATATATAAGATATGATAAAATGACTTCGTTTATAAAATTTCATGATTATGTACAAGTATTCATACAAGATCATATGAAAGAATTCTTGGAACGTTTTGATGCTATTCAAAATCCTATAGAACCTAaatttattcataatatGAAAGCATTTAGAAAAATGGAATTTATACTAATTTTTACTCTATGTGAAGTAAGAACAAAATTTGATGGATCTAACTCTATTGCTAATAGAATAGACGCATTCTTatcaaattattatttattttgtgaATCTGATAAAttcaattttatatatcGTGCTCAGACTCTTGGATTAATAAATTCTGATGAATCTGATTTATATACGAAAACTAATGAATTTTTATCTATGTATGATGAATACTTAACAACAAGAAAACGAAATAGTATGAAGATAccaataatatttaattcatttaatatactACTTGAAGCActtatttataaatgtattCAATATGATATTCTGAATACGgatataagaaataataaaaaagaaagagAAAATACTAAAAATGTTGGAAATATTGGAAATGTTAAAAATGGTTTAAATTCAGAAacttttataaaaacagaaaaaagtaaaaatattgGAAATGTTAACAATGTTTTAAATTCTTCAAATTTTGTAAAATCTGAAAATTTTGGAAGATCAAGAAAATCTGAAATTCATGAAAGAAATAATACTAATCAAAATAGGGGTAATAATGTAGATCCCTCTGGTGTAGTTACAGGAACAGATCTAGATGAAAATgaaacaaaaattataatgCAAATTAGTAATATTTTAGCTAATTGTATATTAAGCGAAATAATTTCTAACATGGTAACAATGGAGTTTCctaataaatattatcCACATGAtaaggaaaatatatttatatcattcTTAGAACaattacatatatgtgATGATTTTAGTTGTACAAATACATTATGTTATAGATACTTAGttagatatattaatgttTTAGTTCAAAATACTGTAttaagaatattttttttaagaaattACAAATTTTTAGATAATAGTGTTATTGATTATTCCAAAATATACacaatttttaaattaatcTGTACCTTTACACCTTGTTATAATTCTCaaattatcaaaatatCTTGCGTGTTTATGGTTTTCGTACTTATGAATAAGACTTTAAATCGAAATATACAAGATTATTCAATGGATTGGGACCATCcatattttgaaaaattaaaagaaaattattacCCAAGCAGTGATCCAGTAAGAGATGGACTTAGAAAACCAAATCATATGTTTGGAGTCCCAATAGATGTACTACGTTTTATAGTACCAAACCTTGATGAATGTAGACCACAAGATTTTACTTACCGTCCTGCATATAAACCCTTtgaaaatttatattatatgcTAGATGGTAGTGTTCGTATTATCCGTGATCATATACAATATACTTTTTATGTTCACAATATTTGTTCTAAGAAGATGCGTTACAAGAGAAGAAAGATAAGCccatttaataaaattttatataaaaattttaaattcataaaaaaacaatttaCTTTGTTTCCTCTTCGaaacatattaaatttatcTCATTATTCGACTATATTCCAAAATGATATTCTTGTATTAgtaaacaaaatattaacCTCTTACGAATGGCATGGATATGGTGCTTATCAATCATTTATAAGTAAGTGGaaatttaagaaaaaatattctaaGTCCTATACATCTAATAAAAGTattgatgaaaatattagaAGCATAGAAGATGACTTAGCTAGTTTAGATGAAcgcaaaaaaaaaaatattaatgaaccaaataaattatttggtaaaaataatgaaaacAACACAAGTACTAATAATAAGAAGATAGTAGAACAAAATCATCCAAAATCTGTTGGCACAACTCCAcaaagaaacaaaaaaaaattatattgtAAATCAAATGGGCAACGAAATTCTAGACAAATTCCAGaagaaagaaatattaacaTAAATTCACTAATTAATAgttttaaatatgataaatcagatgataaaataaaatgtgAAGAAAGTAGTAGTTCAAATTATGAAGAGGGAAATAGTTCAAGTTATGACGAGGGGAATAATTCAagtgataaaaatattagtaatataaataatgaaaatacaaattcgtcatataataattcaataGGTGTTTTCTATGGagattataaaaatttcaAACCTTTTCATAAGTACATATACAATAAACttgaaaatgatataaataaaacaagTGAAATGTATAATGTTATAAAACATTGGTTAAGTATTTTGGAGAGGACCAATAGAATGAATACGATACATGGTGTAAATAAGATGAACGATGTTAATAAAGTGAACGATGTGAATAAGATGAACAGTGTTAATAAAGTGAACGATGTGAATAAGACCAATAACATGAATAAGATACATGGCTTGAATAAGGTGAATGAAGTAAATACGTTAAATGAAGTAAATAAATTGAATGAAGTAAATAAGTTGAATGAAGTAAATAAGTTGAATGAAGTAAATAAATTGAATGAAGTAAATAATTTGAATGAGGTAAATAAATTGAATGAGGTAAATGTGATGAATGAAGTAAATAAGTTGAATGAAGTAAATACGTTAAATGAAGTAAATAAATTGAATGAGGTAAATAAATTGAATGAGGTAAATGTGATGAATGAAGTAAATACGTTAAATGAAGTAAATACGTTAAATGAAGTAAATATGTTAAATGAAGTAAATACGTTAAATGAAGTAAATGTGATGAATGAGGTAAATAAATTGAATGAGGTAAATGTGATGAATGAAGTGAATGTGGTCAAAGACtcaaataatatgaatgatgCAAATAATTCAAGTGATGTTAATAATTCAAGTGATGCTAGTAATTCAAGTGATGTTAATAATTCAAGTGACACTAATAATTCAAATGATGCTAATAATTCAAATGATGCAAATTATCCAAATGATGAAAGcaatacaaataataatacatcAAATAGCAcaaataattcaaataataatacatcATTTAGTTCGAAGAACACCACAACCAGTAGCGAAAATAATGATTcattagaaaataaaagaaatgaagaagatgaaGATGAAGAAGACGATCAAAAAGATATAcagaaagaaaaaaataatttagaACATGAAGATATGAGTTCATACAAAgatagaaataaaaataatgaaacaaatattaatgaaCAAGATAAATTTCATTTATCAAATGATTTgggaaaaatatatgatacATATAACCAAGGAGATGAAGTTGTTGTATCCAAGAATAAAGACAAATTAGAAAAGCATTTGGATGATTACAGGagttattattatttatctAAAGCAACACTCATGGACAAAATTGGAGAAtcacaaaataataacaactATAATGTAACTATTTCAAATGAACTTGGAAATAATGAATCTATAAAACCAAATTATGATAagaatgataatataaaagaacaaaatgaTTCAAACGTATTTAAGAATAGTGATCATTATAATTCATCTTATGATAATGTACACACTgttaatgaaaataatatgatatttaAAGATTCCTCAAGACAAGATAATTTGGAGATACAAACAAGTGGAGAAAACAAGCAATATTTATTTAGCttagataataatgatgataatgatattgatgatgataataaaaataataataatataaataataatatgaataatcAACACAATTATCAAGAGAATAATATTACCACAAATAATAACTTTTTTTACACTCCTAATTGCCAAATGCAAAACAATTCATATATGAGTGGAAATGAATTGTATCAAccattatataatacatatcCTTCAAATGTTATCGAAGAAAATTCTTCTATAAATAACAACTTCATTAGTGCATCATCTTACATGAATAACAACAACAGCACTAATAATACATTCATTTCATGTATGAATTCTAATTTAAGTTCTAATATTTccaataataataataacacatattcatataatttatatagCTCAACGAATAATACTTGTATAAATAACGACGAAGAAATAGgaaataatgatattaattCAAACATATTGTCAAATAATACtgttattaataattatgcAGGTAACAATCAAATGCAAGAATCCTATATAACACCAAACACGGAATTtactaataatatatcaagCCAAACACATCCAAATTTACAATATTATACACAATTCccaaataatattgaaaacaataattattataatcttCAAAGTGGAAATAATGAAGTGGAAACACAACATATCTCCcaagaaaataatacatctcgtttaaatgaagaatatatgaataataatgtCCTGAATAATAATGTGAACGCTTATAATAgatatgaatataataataatcagaataatgaaaatgagAACATTAATGGTACCAATTTTCTTAATGGTTCTGAATGGAACAACAACATGATTAATATTTCTAATGTTCAGAATTCTCAAAGCAATGAAGCGTATTGTAATAACATCCAACCTAATGTAGATCACTCTAATATAAATCAGAATTATAGAATTTctattgaaaataataatatcacAGATAACAACcttaatgaaaataatggAACTACTGgaaataatacatatatttacaataattttatgtataataGCCAGAACAACATTTTTGAAGGACAGGGAAATAAAACACTTTTGGATTATAACAACATTATGTCAACTGGTATAACATCCAATGGATATGTAACTAATACAAATAATggaataaataatatgaataataatgtaCAAAATAgtttagaaaataattatattggaaatatgaataattcGATAAATCAAATAGAAATGGGTTCTAACAATTTTGCATATATGAATGAGAATaatttatgtaatattaataatgataaaaataatgataataataataataataatgatactaataataataatgataataataataataatgataataataataataacaataattatgcatataatattaaaaatcatgataatttattaaatggAATAAATCAGAATGAATCTAATAATGTATGTGGTATATTTATGTCTGATAACAATATACAAAGTATAACATCAAATGAAGGTTCCTATAATAATAACTCATTATCGGTATATAGAACAACAGTTAATGGATTagaatttaataataacaattcgaataatttatattttaacaaTAATTCTATGACAGGATGTAATATCttgaataataatgtaGGAAATGATAACAATATAACTATGtctaataatatgataCACAACGAAGTGTCAAACCAAAcgaataataataattcttttaatcCAGTCAATGAAAGCAATAATTTTAACAACTATACgaatattaataattatcatgGAAATATGGCTTTATTACCTTCACAACAAAACatacaaaataatgatgTGTTTCCTTCAAATAGCTATGGAAATATAACTATGATGagtaatgataataattcaGCATATTCCAATAATTCAAACTATTATGTAAATTCTATAAGCAATGATAACAATTATAGTATGATGAATAATTTCAATTCCTTTCAAAATACAACTGAATATGTGGTACCTCAAACATCGTATAATAATAGTCTTGGAGATAATGGAACAAGAACAACAACATATCCACATGTAAGTGTAAACAACTTTAATGTATATCCAAACATgtataatgaaaataatacaaataataacattttCCAAGCATATCCAAATAATGTAATTCCTCCATATAATTTATCAAATAACATAgagaataataattattcatatacTGGATATAATTATACGAATGCTGGTTCAAGCAttagtaataatatgaacattTTTACAAATCTAATGGATACGCATTATAACATTAGCAATTCAAATAATCATAATGTTGAAGAACAGACACAAGAACCTGTAGttgaatataataataatattggtacaaattttaatacatctcagaataatattaacaataataattttactattaataataataacatgaataataataatagtaatattaatattatatataataataataataataataataataatggCCAAAAGAATAACCTAACAGAAGTACCAGATTCTAATATTAATACCCCTTCATCTTATAATATAAGCACCAGAAGGAGAAGAAGAATTGGAAATAATGGACCACCAAGTGCTGAAGAATTAAATAGACTACTTAATGTACAACACTTGACCATACCAGAAATAGCTACTATTTATGGAGTTCACAGAACAACTATAGCCAGATGGTGTAATATAAGGAATATTACATCAAATTCTATGAGTAATTCCCCAGggaaaagaaaaagaaatgaatataacaaataa